The Oleiphilus messinensis DNA segment GTGGATGCTCGAAAAGAAGAGCAGGTCGAAAACTTGTTCGATACGATCGAGCGTGAAGTTGGGCTTTTAGAGGTGGTGGTCTTCAATGTTGGCGCCAATGTTCCAATGAGCGTTTTTGATACGAGTTCCCGCAAGTTCTCGAAAATATGGGAAATGGCGTGTTTCTCCGGCTTTCTCGTAGGTCGAGAGGCCGCGCGGAGGATGGTCAGCCGTAATCGCGGTACGATTTTATTCACAGGTGCAACGGCAAGCATACGCGGCGGGGCAATATTTGGCGCATTTGCCAGTGCAAAACATGCCTTGAGAGGATTTGCGCAAAGCCTCGCGCGGGAGCTTGGCCCGAAAAATATCCATGTCGCCCATGTGATTATTGATGCCGCAGTCGATACACAATGGATATCAGAAAACCATCCTAATTATGAACAGCTGAAAAAAACAGATGGTCTGGTTAATCCCGCCGATCTTGCCGAGCAATATGTCATGCTTCATGAACAACCGCGAAATGCCTGGACTTTTGAACTCGATATCAGACCATGGGTCGAACGCTGGTAGATGTGGACCGGTATTCAGCCCGGAGACGCAAAACCTGCGCGCTTCGGTTATCAAAAGCTAGGTTCGGTTATCAAAAACTAAGCTGCACTTCATTACCGGATGCGTGTTCTCCCGGCCTTTGCCAATCCATGGGCCGGGTAAATTTTTGCCAGTCCTCCGGGTCCACGCTGTCACTCGCCAAAGTTCGAGCGATAGATCAGGCCATCATGCATGTCCGACAGCTGGCTCAGTACCGCCTTCGCATGCATGGGGAAATGATCCATGAGCCTTGCGAAAACAGATCTTGCAATTCCAATGGCAAACGCAGCATCACATAACCTGAATTTCGAACCCGGGGCGTATTGAGTGGAACACGCTATGACATCTTAATCCCCAGCTTTTGATTTACATTGTCTCGAACCGTTCGATAACATTCGGCATCGTTCATTAGCTGGTCTAAACTCGAAACAGGAAACATCTCATTCATCACCTGTTGTGCCGCTTCGGTTTCAAATAAACCCGGCATCATCTTTTCGAGGCAACGCAACATGACTTCAGGAGACACAGATGCACCCGGTGATGCCCCCAACAGAGTACCGTAACTCAAATCTTCCGAAACGACAATTTCAGTTCCCATCTGCAAATCGCCATCTTTAATAATTTGTACCCGCTGACCCGCTT contains these protein-coding regions:
- a CDS encoding SDR family oxidoreductase, which translates into the protein MKENKVALIVGAGDAIGGAIAKAFALKGFSVCLARRSEESVNAFTKSLTDEGLKAYGYAVDARKEEQVENLFDTIEREVGLLEVVVFNVGANVPMSVFDTSSRKFSKIWEMACFSGFLVGREAARRMVSRNRGTILFTGATASIRGGAIFGAFASAKHALRGFAQSLARELGPKNIHVAHVIIDAAVDTQWISENHPNYEQLKKTDGLVNPADLAEQYVMLHEQPRNAWTFELDIRPWVERW